A genomic segment from Gopherus evgoodei ecotype Sinaloan lineage chromosome 6, rGopEvg1_v1.p, whole genome shotgun sequence encodes:
- the SPINK4 gene encoding serine protease inhibitor Kazal-type 4 yields the protein MHSCAGITMTVRMLGALTALFLLLAQCGAGAQEGGVPRVPACEHAALAPACPLNYSPVCGTDGKSYSNECMLCESRRITKQDIQIVKNEIC from the exons ATGCACAGCTGTGCTGGAATCACCATGACTGTCCGAATGCTGGGGGCCCTCACGGCTTTGTTCCTTCTCCTTGCTCAGTGTG gggcaggggctcaggaagGAGGGGTTCCAAGAGTG CCGGCATGTGAGCACGCTGCCCTGGCACCAGCGTGCCCCTTGAATTACAGCCCTGTCTGTGGGACTGATGGCAAGAGCTACAGCAACGAGTGCATGCTCTGCGAGAGCCGAAG AATAACCAAGCAAGATATCCAGATTGTGAAGAATGAAATATGTTAA